TTTTTTTACAAAATTTAGTAATAAAGGAAATGCGGGATAACCCATATTATGACCATACCCATCCATTTCATATAATGAAATGTTTTTTTGACCATTCACTTTCATCATTCGATAGAAGTAAGCATTTTCTTCATATCTACCTAACATTTCTAATTCACGATCACCTGTTATTAATAGAATAGGGGGGGCATCTCCTCGAACATAAAATAAAGGAGCAAATCTATCAACAATCGGTTGTTCACCATTTATTCCTTGTTCTGCTCTAATAGTGAAGTGTGTTATTGTATGCCCACTGAATGGTATTAATCCCGCAATTGTATTGGTATCTAATTTGTGTTTTTTTAGAAGATTTTGATCCATTACAGTCATAAGTGCAAGGTAGCCACCTGCAGAATGTCCAGAGACAAAAACAGCTTCTGAATCACCATTATAATGTTCTATGTTTTTTAACACCCAGGCCACTGCTGCTGTTGCATCTTCGATACTTTTTTCAGCCTTTACTTTTGGTGAAAGTCTATAACCAACTCCAACAATACAATACCCTGTGTTTTTTAGCGCTTCAGGTATTTCTTTATTACCTGATGTTAATCCACCGCCATGAAACCATATAATAACAGGTACTTTTTTCTTTGATTTAGGATAATATATATCTAATAGACATTTTTCTTTTTTGTAAGTGTCTTGTTGGTTGGTGTCATAATATGAAATATTATTGAGCTGTTTATATTCTAGGTTTTGCGATAGAACGGTGATTGGTAATACAAAAAACAGAAGGTATAAGAAGATTTTATTCATGTGATTGGCCTCTAATATAATTATTGTGATGTGTAAATTTAATTATTTTAAAAGAAAAGACAAGGCCCTCAATATGAAGACCAAGTCTTAACTAACTCAATATAAATATGAAAAATAAATAAAGCATGTATTATTCTGTTTCAATGTTAATAATACCTCCGTCTTTAAAAATAAGATGATCAACAAAATAGCTATTAATTTTTTCACCATTGACCTCAATGCTTTTTAGTTTTCTACCTTTATTTGGATTTTGGATTATTATATTTTTTCCATTTTTTAAATTCCATTTTATTTTTTCAAAAATAGGAACAGAAACTAGATAATTACTGTCGGCAGGTGATAATGGGTATAGTCCCATGGCTGCACATACATACCATGAAGACATTTCACCGGCGTCATCCATACCACTATAAGCAAGTCCGTGTTCTCCAACGCCATAAAAATCTTTTAAAATTCTGTCTATAATAATTTGTGATTTTTCAGGCTTATCTATAAAATAGTAAGAAAATGGAGCTTCATGATCTGGCTGGTTTCCGTGGCAATATTGACCAATAAAACTAGATACATTTCGAGCTATATGTTCTGGATTCCATGGTAGCGTAAAAAAAGAGTCTAATTTTTGTTCAAATTTTTCTTTACCACCATAAAGTTCTACCAATCCTATCATATCATGTGGTACATAAAAAGAAACTTGCCATGCATTCGCTTCTCGATACATATATTCATAATATGGATATTGAGGATCAAACGGCGTCACCCAAGCTCCATCTTCTAATCTTCCACGCATAAAATTGGTTGATATGTCAAATACGTTTTTATAGTTTTTAGACCTTTTTGTTAAATCGTTATAACGGATTGTATCTTTTAATTCTTTAGCCAATAATGATAGGGCATAATCATCATAAGCATATTCCAATGTTTTTGAAACTCCTGCTGCATCAACGGTTTCTACAATGGGATTTTCAACTTTAGACTCTGGGATATAACCTTTTTCAATATATTCTTTTAACCAAACTCTACCATCTCGATTTTCACTTTCTTTATAAGCATTTTGAAGTAATAACTTATATGCTTTATTCACATCAAAGTCATTAATTCCTCTAAAATAAGAGCCAGTAATGAATGAAGCCCCATGATCACCGTGAAAAAAAGTTGGGACATAACCAGTCAATTCACCAATATCCATCAAAGTTTTAATAACATCATTGGTTACTTCAGGTTGTAATAAAGCTAATAACACTAATTTATTCCGATAAGTATCCCACAAAGATGGAATAGTGTAATAGTTGAAATTTTCTTTCCGAGTTTTACCTGTTACATCAATAAATTCTCCGTTGATGTCACTACGTAAGGCAGGCCATAATACGGAACGGTATAGCGTAGAATAAAATAATTCTATTTCCTTATCGCTGCCACCACTTACTTCAATTTGTGATAAAAATGTGTTCCAAATCGATTCGCCTTCAATATGTGTTATGTCAAAGGTTTTTGTGCCAATTTCATTATTCATATTCTCAGCCGCATTTTTAGAATTGACAAAGGATATTCCTATTTTTAGGATAATCACTTGTTCATTTGTATCTGTCAGATTTAGAATGGCATACCCCTCTCTTTTACCCTTTTTAACAATTTCAAGAAGATCAATATCAGTACTTAGGTTAACAGAAAAATAAATTGTTTCCTTACCCATTTTTTGAAATCCTTCAATGGTGTTTTTTCCAGTGTGGGAAATATCCCAATTATCTACCTTGTTATTTGCTTTTCCTAAATCAAAAAGTATCCTTTTACCATCTGTATCCTCAAAGGTGTATTCATGAATAGCGGCACGCAAAGTAGAAGTGAGTCTCGTTTTAATATTATAATCTTCTAAAACTACTTCATAATAAGCTGGGGATGCTTTTTCTTTATCATGTGAGAATTTCGATTTAAAGGGATATTGTGCATTTTTAGATAGTGGTAAAATAGGTATGTTACATAAATTCCAATGTCCTTTATTAGTATGAGTAAATCCCAAAATTTCAGTATCTTCATATTCGTACCCTGCTCCTGATCCATATTCTGTAATGGGACTTACCTGAACCATTGCATTAGGTAACGAAGAACCAGGAAAAGTAAGGCCCGCCCATACCCGCCAATCTTTAGGTGGATTATATCCAATATGTTCTGGGCTAGTAAGCGGGGCAGTACCATGAAATGGGTTTACGTAAGATGTTAGATTAATAGTTTTTTTATCAATTTTAGATTTTTTTTTATCTTCTTCCTTACAACCAATAAATAATATAGAAATAACAACCAGTAAAATAGCGTATCTAGTATTTTTCATAAAAAAAGGAGTTTAAATTTCCAATAGTTCTGGATGCGATTGATAAGTTTTCCAAAGCAATTCACCAAAAAGAGTGTTTGCCCAAGCAAACCAAGATCTGGTAAAGTTCTTAGGATCATCAACGTGAAAGGTTTCATGCATAAAACCGGTTTCACCATGGGTAGCTTTTAAAGTTTTGATACATTCTTTAATTTCATTAGGATCAGTGCTTGTAAGTGCTCTCATAGTTGTAGCCATGGGCCATATCATTTTCAGTCCTACATGTGGTCCGCCAATACCTTCGGCAGCTTTCCCTTTAAAAAAGAAAGGATTGTCTAAAGACCAAACAAACTCTCTTGTGTTTTGATATACCCAGTCGTCTTTATCAACGGCATCTAAATAAGGCAATGATATTAAGCTAGGGATATTTGCATCATCCATAAGTAAATGGTTTCCATAACCATCAACCTCAAAAGCGTATATGTCTCCATATTTAGGGTGGTTAACAATACCATGTTTTTTTATGGCTGTTTCAACTTCATCAGCAAGTTCATTTAGTTCATTTGCCAAAGAATGATCACCTTCAATTTTTTTAATCATTTCAGCAGCCTGTCTTAAGCTAACAACAGCAAAAAAGTTAGAGGGTATTAAAAATGAAAATAGCGTGGAATCATCACTAGGTCTAAAAGCAGAGCATATTAAGCCGACCGGTTTAACCGGATATCCATAACCTTTTAAATTTCTTGTGTCAGTACCTTTTGGGGTTGTTCTTTCAAAAGAATATGGGTTTGAACCATCCTTTTCTTGTTGTTCTATAAAAACTTTTAACGTAGCTTTTATTGCCTTTTTCCAATCTTGGTCAAAAGGGGTTGTATCACCGGTAGTTTTCCAATAATTATAACCTAATCTAATAGGATAACATAACGAATCAATTTCATATTTGCGTTCGTGCACCCCTGGAAGCATTTTAGTATGGTCTGTTGTCCATTCCCCTTTTTTATTAGGGTCATTATAAAATGCGTTTGCATATGGGTCTTTTAATATGTATTGAGTCTGTCTATTGATAACACCTGCAATAAGATCTTTTAGGTCTTTGTCTTGATCTAGAAAAGCCATATATGGCCAAACTTGTGCGGAGCTGTCACGTAACCACATGGCATCAATATCTCCGGTAATAACATAAGTGTCTGGCTTATTATTCTTTTTAGTAAAAGTTACTGTGGTGTCCAATGTATTGGGAAAACAATTGTTGAATAACCACCCTAACTCTTTATCTTTTACATTTTTTTGGAATTCTTCAATGGCGCTTTCAACAGATTTACTTTCAAAATTTCGTTGTCTTTTTGGAGTTCGAACTATTGGGAAATTCTTTAAAGAATTGGTTGCTGTCAATTGAAATGGATCAAGCATTGTTAATCCACCCATTAATGCTGTATTTCTAATAAATTTTCGTCTTTGCATTTTTTTTATTTTAATATACCTTCGTTATCAAGTTTTGCTGCCGCTTCAATAAGCATCATACCACTCAATTGTGTGGTAAGATCAACCACATCGGTGGGTTCTTTTTTCCAGTTAGGACCTATTAACATTTCAGGTCTTTTTATTCCATTGTTATAGAGTGTCGTTGCATTAAATTTGAAGAAACTAACAAAGGCTTCTTTTTCATTCGCATTAATGTTTTGTAGGGTGATTAATTCTGTGAAATATCGAACTAAAATTCCTTTAAACAAACCACCGTCACCTTGACCTTCATCTCTCATGAGGCCTTCAGAGGTTAATTTTGGACTGCTCATCATGGAAGTAGCCGATTTTAGGGCTTCGTTTAGATATTTCTGTTCGCCTGTTTCATTATACAGTCTTATATTAGCTCCAATCCAAGTACCCACATTATATGTAAAAATCCAATCTTTATTCGTTACAATTTCCCCATTTTTTTCAGAAATGTTGTCCCATACTAATCCCGTTATCGGATCTACGAGATTTAATTTTTCCCATTCATAAATGGACTTTGCCCATTCTAAATATTCTATATTTTTATCTAAATTGTAAAGTCGCATGGCCAAAATAATAGCTGGACCATTTGAAACGGCATTTTTTTCTTTTGGAGTGTTTTTTTTCCAAGTAATTCCACCACCGAAAACATCGCTATGACTTAAAATGATATCGTTCCATAGTAATTCAGCTAGTGATCTGTATTCTTCATCATTAGTGGCTTGGTATGCTCTTACTGCAGCATTACCTAACCATAACATGTCATCATTAAATACATTTGAATAGCTCCCTCCATTTTTGGATTTGATTCCATTAATCAAACTTTTCATTTTGGAGAGGTATTCTCCGTGACCTGTACGAAGGTATCCATCAACTAGTACATTTAGTACATGTGCATTCGGCCAATAATTAAATGAAGTATTGCCACCACTATTTGCTTGATAGGTGCCTTCAGATCCTAGATAGGTGTTGTAGAAAGAAGTTTGCACAGAATCTGCGGCTAATGACCATTCAATTTTCGCTATTGGTTCTTTATCATATGGGTCTCTTAAAGGAATTGCTTCATCTGAACACGAACCTAAAAAACACACACCTATGATAAAGGCAGTCAAATATTGTGTAATTAAATAATTCTTCATAATATGTTTTTTAAATACCTCTTCTAAGTGTATTTTAAAATAGAAGAGGTATTGTTATTTATAATGCTGTTATTTTATGCGTGTAGTTAGAAATTGAAGCTTTAAAGTTGACTTCAATATCAGCGTTTTTATTATCAACATTACCATTAAATTTAAAACAGTTTGACCAGTAATCATCACTTACTGGCATCATATACCAGAATGATTCTGAAGTGTCATCATTAGGACGTTGATTATCCCCATTTGCACTGCCAAACCATTCGTCTTGACCATCTATGGTAAATTTAAATTTATAACGCTCATCTCGTCCCCAGCCTTCTTGTTTAAATTCAATTAGCACATTTGAAGCTTTCCAAGTACCATTGCCAGAATAAATGAAATCGTATAATAGTTCTCCTTTTGGGGGAAACCACAAATCAATTTTTTGTACTTCTGACATTATTACTGAGCCGTCACTGAAATCAATTTTGATTCTATAAACTTTTTCAGCATCTGTATATGTAGTAGAACCGTTTTCTTCTAGGTCACTATCATTGATTGAATAAACAAGAGCATTGTCTGTTTTTCTTGTTATTAAATGATAATCTCCTGATTTTAATGAAGTATAAATTTCGTATTTAGTAGCTCCGACTTTTTTGAATGGAAGGGCAGTTGAAATTTCTGCACCACCTTCTGTTGCTGAACCTGAAATAAAAAGTTCATCAGGCATTGGAAATCCAGCAGGGCGTTCAACATCAAAAATACCTGAAACTTCTGATTTTTGAATATCTAACCCTTTTGAAGACAGTACTGTCCATTTTAATTTCCCCGTTTTTTTAGATTCTATACCAGCCATTTCTGCAATTCTATTTAAATCCGTAAAAGAAATATTTAAAGTTCTTTGAAGTCCTTTACCATCCGAGGGTGTTACGTAAATAGGGTTTGAAAAATCACCAGATTCAATATCAAAAACGACATCGTAAAGTACCACTCCATTG
The nucleotide sequence above comes from Aureibaculum algae. Encoded proteins:
- a CDS encoding alpha/beta hydrolase; translation: MNKIFLYLLFFVLPITVLSQNLEYKQLNNISYYDTNQQDTYKKEKCLLDIYYPKSKKKVPVIIWFHGGGLTSGNKEIPEALKNTGYCIVGVGYRLSPKVKAEKSIEDATAAVAWVLKNIEHYNGDSEAVFVSGHSAGGYLALMTVMDQNLLKKHKLDTNTIAGLIPFSGHTITHFTIRAEQGINGEQPIVDRFAPLFYVRGDAPPILLITGDRELEMLGRYEENAYFYRMMKVNGQKNISLYEMDGYGHNMGYPAFPLLLNFVKKQTKDKKSH
- a CDS encoding glycoside hydrolase family 76 protein; this encodes MKNYLITQYLTAFIIGVCFLGSCSDEAIPLRDPYDKEPIAKIEWSLAADSVQTSFYNTYLGSEGTYQANSGGNTSFNYWPNAHVLNVLVDGYLRTGHGEYLSKMKSLINGIKSKNGGSYSNVFNDDMLWLGNAAVRAYQATNDEEYRSLAELLWNDIILSHSDVFGGGITWKKNTPKEKNAVSNGPAIILAMRLYNLDKNIEYLEWAKSIYEWEKLNLVDPITGLVWDNISEKNGEIVTNKDWIFTYNVGTWIGANIRLYNETGEQKYLNEALKSATSMMSSPKLTSEGLMRDEGQGDGGLFKGILVRYFTELITLQNINANEKEAFVSFFKFNATTLYNNGIKRPEMLIGPNWKKEPTDVVDLTTQLSGMMLIEAAAKLDNEGILK
- a CDS encoding glycoside hydrolase family 125 protein, giving the protein MQRRKFIRNTALMGGLTMLDPFQLTATNSLKNFPIVRTPKRQRNFESKSVESAIEEFQKNVKDKELGWLFNNCFPNTLDTTVTFTKKNNKPDTYVITGDIDAMWLRDSSAQVWPYMAFLDQDKDLKDLIAGVINRQTQYILKDPYANAFYNDPNKKGEWTTDHTKMLPGVHERKYEIDSLCYPIRLGYNYWKTTGDTTPFDQDWKKAIKATLKVFIEQQEKDGSNPYSFERTTPKGTDTRNLKGYGYPVKPVGLICSAFRPSDDSTLFSFLIPSNFFAVVSLRQAAEMIKKIEGDHSLANELNELADEVETAIKKHGIVNHPKYGDIYAFEVDGYGNHLLMDDANIPSLISLPYLDAVDKDDWVYQNTREFVWSLDNPFFFKGKAAEGIGGPHVGLKMIWPMATTMRALTSTDPNEIKECIKTLKATHGETGFMHETFHVDDPKNFTRSWFAWANTLFGELLWKTYQSHPELLEI
- a CDS encoding SusE domain-containing protein — encoded protein: MKTIYSKIILIALSIFVTSCDDNETISNTNVSSVTTLYSPTDNSFFNLGAASSALFEWQAAKAEDNGVVLYDVVFDIESGDFSNPIYVTPSDGKGLQRTLNISFTDLNRIAEMAGIESKKTGKLKWTVLSSKGLDIQKSEVSGIFDVERPAGFPMPDELFISGSATEGGAEISTALPFKKVGATKYEIYTSLKSGDYHLITRKTDNALVYSINDSDLEENGSTTYTDAEKVYRIKIDFSDGSVIMSEVQKIDLWFPPKGELLYDFIYSGNGTWKASNVLIEFKQEGWGRDERYKFKFTIDGQDEWFGSANGDNQRPNDDTSESFWYMMPVSDDYWSNCFKFNGNVDNKNADIEVNFKASISNYTHKITAL
- a CDS encoding GH92 family glycosyl hydrolase; amino-acid sequence: MKNTRYAILLVVISILFIGCKEEDKKKSKIDKKTINLTSYVNPFHGTAPLTSPEHIGYNPPKDWRVWAGLTFPGSSLPNAMVQVSPITEYGSGAGYEYEDTEILGFTHTNKGHWNLCNIPILPLSKNAQYPFKSKFSHDKEKASPAYYEVVLEDYNIKTRLTSTLRAAIHEYTFEDTDGKRILFDLGKANNKVDNWDISHTGKNTIEGFQKMGKETIYFSVNLSTDIDLLEIVKKGKREGYAILNLTDTNEQVIILKIGISFVNSKNAAENMNNEIGTKTFDITHIEGESIWNTFLSQIEVSGGSDKEIELFYSTLYRSVLWPALRSDINGEFIDVTGKTRKENFNYYTIPSLWDTYRNKLVLLALLQPEVTNDVIKTLMDIGELTGYVPTFFHGDHGASFITGSYFRGINDFDVNKAYKLLLQNAYKESENRDGRVWLKEYIEKGYIPESKVENPIVETVDAAGVSKTLEYAYDDYALSLLAKELKDTIRYNDLTKRSKNYKNVFDISTNFMRGRLEDGAWVTPFDPQYPYYEYMYREANAWQVSFYVPHDMIGLVELYGGKEKFEQKLDSFFTLPWNPEHIARNVSSFIGQYCHGNQPDHEAPFSYYFIDKPEKSQIIIDRILKDFYGVGEHGLAYSGMDDAGEMSSWYVCAAMGLYPLSPADSNYLVSVPIFEKIKWNLKNGKNIIIQNPNKGRKLKSIEVNGEKINSYFVDHLIFKDGGIINIETE